The genome window CGGCGGCGCTCGCGACGAGCCTCGCCGGGATGCGCTCGAGCTTTCGCGCGCTCGCGGCCCAGCTCAAGGCCGAGGCGCGGTACGTCCACCTTCGGCTCGACAACCTGGGCCTCGTCCTGGAGCCCATCGGTCAGGTGGGGCTCCTTGCGACCGTCATCGAGCCGCCGGATGCCGTCCTGTCGGCGCGCGCCCGCACCCGTGACATCATCGCCGAGCTGACGCTCGCCTGGGAGAAGAGCGGCTGAGCGCGCGACAGGGACCCCGGATCAGAGACGCGCCCACGCGTCGTTTCCGGCCTCGTCCGGATAAGCGCCCGCCACCAGGACGTCCGCGGCGCGGGCCCGGTCGAACGCGGCCAGGGGCTCCGCCACGACGTCGAGGGGGATCGACCCGAACCTGACGACGCCGTCGCGACGCCAGGGCGTGAAGTCGAGCTCGGGCGCGGCGCCCTCGTACACCACGATGACGGGCCACGGCGCCGCCATCGCGGGCGACGCGATCCGAGCGCGGGGGACGACCACCGCGACGATGCGGCTCGTTTCGTCCGAGAAGTGGATCGCGAGCGCGTCCGCGAACGCGCGGATCGGGGCCGGAAGCGCGGGATCGCCGGCCATCGTCACTCCTTCGGGTCCCGCTCGAGGATGAACTTGAAATCCTCGATGAAGAAGATCGGCTTGTCGGCCACGTAGGCGAGCTCCCGGCTCATCGAGCTGCGGGAGGAGATGACGTAGATCCGCTTCCCGCGCGAGCGGAGCAGATCCACCGCGCGCTCGAAGTCGGAGTCGCCCGACATGAGGAACGCGACGTCGTAGAGCGCCGCCGTGTTCACCATGTCGAGCACGATCTCCGTGTCGAGGTTGCCCTTGAACACGCGCTCGCCGGTCTCCTCGTCCGTGATGAGCTTGACGGGCTTGCGGCGCACGATGTAGCCCGCGTGCGAGAGGAAATCGAGGAAGCGCTGCTGGAGAGGGTCGGACGCGGTGAAGTCCGCGACGTAATAGAAGGCCGCGTAGAGGTTGCCGCTTGCGAGGAAGTACTCGAGGGCCTTCCTGTAGTCGACGAAATAGCCCGCGGACCGGCACGCGCCGTCCATGTTGGCGCCGTCCACGAAGACGGCGACGCGCTCGCCATTCCGGACGACGTTCTCGGGCTCGACGAGCATGCCCTGCAGCGTGAAGGGAGCGTTGCGCTCCTGCTTCGCCGACGCCACGGGCGCGGGCTTCGGGGGGGCGGCGACGGCGGCCGACGAGGCCTTCGAGGCGGGCGCCGGCTTCGCGGGCGCCGGCGCAGGGGCGGGCGCCATGAGCGGGAGCTTTTCGACGGGGTGCGCGATCGCGAACGTCTCGCGGTGCCAAAGGGTCACGCGCCAGCGCTCGCCGTTCTTCACGCGGTCGAGGTTGTCGAGGTCGACGAGCACGACCTTCCCGCCGGGAAGGCGCGACACCTTGCGGCCGTCGGACTGCTCGTGGAAGATCAGCACCGCCTCGCCGAGGTCGTCGTCCATCGGAACGCCAACGTGCGGGGCAGACTAAAGGATATTTGCTCGCCGTCAGGCGGCCGCGGCTTCCGACTTCGCCTTGATCTTCTTCAGGCGGAAGATGTTCTCGCGCTCCATCTCCTCGAGGCGCAGGCGGATGAAGTCGCGAGCCTGGGAAAGCTCGGGGATGACCTTGAACTCGAGCGCGTTCACGCGGCGCTTCGTCTTCTCGATCTCGTCGAGCATCTTCTTCATCGAGGTCTCGACTTCCGCGGCCTGGATGATCGTCTCGACGAGCTCCTCGTAGGAGCGCGCGGCCTGGTCGATGCGGGGCGACGTGCCGATGATGCCGTAGCCGCGCTCGACGAGCGACTGGCGCACGCCCGAGGACTCGATCTTCGGGACGACGACGCCCATGACGTTCTTGCGCGCGAGGTCGATCGTGGGCGACTTGCCGAGGGCGAGCGCCGCGCTCTTCACGGGGACGAGGCCCTCGACGGCCTCGGCGACGTGGATCGCCTCCTCCGCGCGCTCGTGCCGGCCGCCCATCTCCTGGCGGACCTTCTTCGCCTGCTCGAGGAGCTTGAAGAACTCCATGATGAGGCCGTCGCGCTTCATCTTGAGAAGCTTGTAGCCCTTCTTGGAGAGGTTGATGCGCTTCTTGAGCTCGATGAGCTGGGAGCGCGTGGGCTTGACGTCCTTGAGCGCCATGGCACGACCGCGGCTTGGAGCCGGGAGGGGCTACATAAGGGTTTGCGGGGAATGGGGGGTTTTAACGGTTCTCCCGGGGTCTCGGCAAATCACGGTGCACGTGGCCTGTGCCCTTCAAGACCCCCGCCCCGCCGCGACCGCCCGCCACGCGGCCTCCGCGTGCCCGGCCGGATCGAGCGCGCTTTCGTGGACGTGGCGCACGACGCCTTCGGGATCGATGACGAACGTCACGCGCTGGGCGACGTTGAGGAGCGGGATGCGGCTCATCGCGCCGTAGCGCTCGATGACCTCGCGCGAGGGGTCGGCGAGGAGCTTGTACGGCAGGCGCTCGGCCTCCGCGAACGCCTTGTGGCTCGCGACGTCGTCCGCGCTCACGCCGTACACGACGACGTCCACCCATTCGAATCGCTGCATCACGTCGCGGAAGGCGCACACCTGGCGTTGGCATCCGGGGGTCTGGTCGCGGGGATAGAAGAAGAGCAGGACCCACCTTCCGCGGTGGTCCGAGAGGGTCCGCGGAACGCCGTCCTGGTCGGGGAGCGTGAAGTCGGGGGCCTTTTCGCCGACGGCGGGCTTCGCGGCCATGGGGGGTGGAAGGCGGGTCCTCCACGAGAGTCTTGCGGCCCGTTCCCCCGACGGCATCACGTTGAAATACGGCCCCGCGTCTGCCCACGCGAGGCGAGTCCCCTGTTCGATCCGGCGAAGTTCGTCGAGGAGCAGATCGCGGAGATCCGGAAGGCCATCCCGGCCCCCGGCAAGGCCATCATCGCGTGCTCCGGCGGCGTCGATTCCACCACCGCGGCCGTCCTGGTCGGCCGCGCGATCGGCGACCGGCTCACGTCGGTCTTCGTCGACACGGGCTACATGCGCAAGGACGAGCCCGAAATCATCCGCAACACCCTCAAGGGCCTGGACATCAACCTCGACTTCGTGGACGCGAAGGCCGAGTTCTACGCGGCCATGAAGGGCATCACGGACCCCGAGACGAAGCGCAAGACGATCGGCGAGAAGTTCATCCGCGTCTTCGAGCGCGAGTCGAAGAAGACGGGCGCGCAGTACCTCGTGCAGGGCACGATCGCGCCCGACTGGATTGAGTCCGGCGGCGGCGTGCGGGACACGATCAAGAGCCACCACAACGTGGGCGGCCTCCCGAAGGACATGCACCTCAAGGTCGTCGAGCCGCTGCGCGACCTCTACAAGGACGAGGTCCGCAAGCTCGCCCGCCACCTCGAGATCCCGGTCTCCGAGCGCCAGCCGTTCCCCGGCCCGGGCCTCGCGATCCGCGTCCTCGGCGAGGCGACGCCCGAGCGCACGGCCATCGTGCGCGAGGCCTGCGCGATCGTCGAGGAGGAGATCGACCGCGCCGCGAAAGAGGGGAAGATGGAACGCCCGTGGCAGTACTTCGCCGCGCTCCTGCCCGTCCGCAGCGTCGGCGTGCACGGCGACATCCGCCACTACGGCGAAACGATCGTGGTGCGCGCCGTCGAGTCGCTCGACGCGATGACCGCGCAGTCGCTTCGCATCCCGTACGACGTCCTCGAGTCCATCTCCATCCGCATCACGAACGAGCTGGGGCAGCACGTGACGCGCGTCGTGTACGACCTCAGCCACAAGCCGCCGGGCACCATCGAGTGGGAGTAGGCCCATGGCGCGGCGCGTGCTCGTCGTGGGCGCGGGCGCCCTCGGCGCGAGCGCCGCCCTCGCCCTCGCCGAAGCCGGGGCGGACGTCACGGTCCTGGAGCGCGGCCCCGCGCCCGGCCTCGCGGGCGCAAGCGCGCGCGGCGCGGGCGTCGCGAGCGTCCTCGCCTGGAACGCGCTCGACATCCGGCTCGTGCGGCGCACCCTCCAGCGCTTCCGCGCGCTCTCCGCGACGGCGGCCGACCGCGGCCACCCCTTCCGTCTCCACGTGACCGGCTCCGCGACGCTCGTCGACGCCGCCCGGGCGTCGCGCCTCGAGGAGCTCGCGGTCCTCCAGAAGCGCGAAGGCGCGGAGGTGCGTCTTCTCGATCCCGCCGACGCGGGAACGCTCCCGGGTCTCGGCGCGCTCGATCTTGCGGGCGTGGCCTTGGTCGCCTTCGCGCCGGGCGACGCCTGGGCGAGCCCGCCCGCGTACGCCGATCTCGCGCTCGCCCTCGCGCGCGAGCGCGGCGCCACGTTCACGCCGAACGCGGACGTGAAGGGCCTCGCGCTCGACGGGAGCCGCGTCGCGGGCGTCCGTCTCGGCGACGGCCGCCTGGTCGAGGCCGACCTGACGCTCGTCGCAGGCGGCGCGTGGACGGCGGGCCTCCTCGCTTCGGCGGGCGCGCCGCTCCCGCTCGCGCCGTACCGCACGCAGGCCGTCGTCGTGGACGGCGTCCGGAACCCGACCGCCATCGTGCACGACACGGTGCAGGGCTGCTACTTCCGCCCCGACGCCCCGGGCCGCGCGCTCGTGGGCGACGGCACCACGACCACGCCCGAGCATCCCGATCTCTACAAGTCCGAGGCGGACGACGGATTCGTCTCCCGGTCGATCGAGCGCCTCGTCCGCCGCGTGCCCTCCGCCCGCGGCGCCTTCGCGCTCTCCTCCCGGGCGGGCCTCGACACGGCGACTCCGGACCGGCACCCGCTCGTCGGCCCGGATCCGCGGTTCGAAGGCCTGCACCTTCTTGTGGGCGGGAACGGCTTCGGGTTCATGCGCTCCGCGGCGCTCGGCGAGGCCTCCGCGGCGACGATGCTCGGCCGCCGCGCCCCCGTCCCCGTCGGCGCGTTCGCCGCGGCGCGCTTCGAGGGCCTCTGGAAGGAGCCGTTCGAGATCCGGGAGGGTTTTTCGCTGTGACGCCCGTCTGGAAGCGCCAGCTTCCGAACGCGCTTTCGTACGCGCGGTTCGCGCTCACGGCCGCGACGTTCGCCGTCGTGCTCGCGGGCGACAAGGCGCTCTACGTCGTCCTCGTCCTCCTCGCGGTCGTGACCGACCTCCTCGACGGCCCCCTCGCGAGGCGATGGGGCGTCGAGGACGCGCGCGGCGCCAACCTGGACAGCCTCTCGGACTACGCGTTCTACCTCTCGCTCCTCGTCTGGACATTCCTCTGGGCGCCCGAGTACATCCTCGCGCGCTGGCCGCTCGCGGCCGTCTTTGCCGTCGCCTACACGTCGATCAACCTCGCCTCGATGATCGCGCGCGGGCTCATCGGATACCACAACCGCTACACGCGTCTCGCGGCGACTTACGGGGTCGTGCTCGCCCTCTGGATCGCGGTCGTCGGCCCCGACGACATCGCGCTTGCCGGGCTCGTCGCCATCCTCGTCCTCGACCTCGCCCAGCGGACGTGGCGACTCCTCGCGCACGTGCGCGCGAGGCGGATCGCCGGCGCGGGGCGCCAGGCATGATCTCGATCGCGTCGCGCGTCGAGCGCATCGGCGACGTGGAGCGTCTCGTCGTCGCGCGGGCCGTCGCCGGGCGGGCCCTCTATTGGACGTCCGCGTATCTCGTCGACGGCGCGCTCATCGACTCGTGTCATCGCCACGCGCGCGCCGAGGTCCTCCGGTGGCTCGATGGGCGCGCCCCGGAGGTCGCGCTCGCGACGCACCACCACGAGGACCACGCGGGCAACTTCGCGGCGCTCGCCTGCGACGTCATCGCCCCCCGGGGGGACGTGGCGCGCCTCGCCTCCGGCGAGCGCGTGCCGCTCTACCGGGCCATCACGTGGGGCCACCGGGAGCCCGCGCGGGCCCGCGGCGGCGACGACGCGCGCGCCGGCGCGTCGCGCTTCCGCGCCGTCGCCACCCCCGGGCACACGCCCGACCACGTCGCCTGGTTCGACCCCGACCGCGGCCACGCCTACGTCGGCGACGCGGTGCTCGGGAAGCGCAAGATGCTCATGCGCGAGGAGGACGTGTGGGGTGTCGTGCGTTCCCTGGAAGCCCTGAGGGCGCTCGACCCGGACGCGATCCTGCCCGCGCACGGACCCGTGATCGACCGTCCCAGGGCCACGCTCGAAGGTCATCTTGCGCACTTCGATCGGCTCGCGCGGGAATGCCGCCGCCTCGCGGACCGCGGCCTCGGAATCGCGCGCATCCGCGCCCGCGTCCTCGGCCCGGAGGGCGGCCTTGCATGGTTCTCCGGGGGAGAGATCAGCAAGACGAACCTCGTGAGGGGCCTTCTCACCCCCAGGACCTGAGGACCTGGTCCCTTCCCCCGGTCGAGATGGGTACTTGAGCCTCCTCGTCGCGAGACCCGTGCATGGACGAGTCGGGCTTCCGACGCATCGCCATCGGCCTCGCCGTCGCGAACGCGGCGGCCGCTTCCACGCTGGGCCTCGCGGTGCTCAAGCTCAAGGGCCTCGAGACCGCCATCGCCATCCTCGCGCTCGGAGGGTCGCTTGCGGCCCTCACGCTCGCGGCCGCGGCGCGCTACGCGGACGCTTGGCCCTGCCTCATGGGCGGGTCCGCCATCATGATCGCGCTCGCCTTCGCGCTCCTCGGGGGGCTTTGGGGCGGTATCGTGGAAGGCGGCCTGCGCTCGGGCCTCGCGGGCGTCGCCGTCCTGAGCGTCGCGACCCTCGTCTTCTCGGAGATGTACCTCCTCGAGCGCAAGAAGCGCGAGGGCCCCCGACCCGCGCCGGCGTGAGCCCCCAGGGGCCCGTCCGAAACGACCTTGACCCCCCCGCGACAGAGCGTCGGGGGATGACGCGCTCGGGCTGGGCCATCCTCTCGATCGCGACGGGCGCGGGCGGCGCCACCGCCGCGGGCCTCGTCGCGCTCACCGTGGCGGAGACGCACGGCCAGGGCGCCGCGCTTCCGCTCGGCGTGGTCGCGCTCGCGTGCGCGCTCCTCGCCTCAGCGGGCGCGGCGGGCGAGCGCCTCGCGTGGCCCGGTCTTGTCGGCGCAGCGGCCGTGCTCGCGTCCTTCGCCATCGCCACGCTCGGAGGACTCGGTCTCGAGAACGTGGGCGGGGGCCTCGCGATGGCGCTCGCGCAACTTCTCGCCGTGGCGTTCGCCCAAGGCTCGTTCGCGTGGATGGCGACGCGCGAGACCCGCGCGCCCGCGGCGGCCTAGCTACTTCTTGCAGGCGTCGAGGAAGTTGCGGAAGATCCGCTCGCCGAATTGCGTGTGCTCGACCTCGGGGTGGAACTGGAGGCCGAAGCGCGGGAGCGTCTCGTGCTCGATGGCCTGCACGGGGCAGTTGACGCTGTGCGCGAGGAGCCTGAAGCCCTTGGGCATTTCGACGACCTCGTCGTTGTGGCTCTCCCACACGATGCTCCGCTCGGGCAGGCCCGCGAGGATGCGGCCGCCCGTCGGGTCGTCGAGGATCATCTCGGTCTTGCCGAATTCGGGGATCCTGCCGGGCGCGACGCGACCGCCATAATGGCTCGCCATGAACTGCTCGCCCGCGCAGATGCCGAGGATCGGGTACGGGGCGTTGTCGAGATACTCGGCGCAGCGTCCGAGCGTGTCGGCGAGGCCGACGCGCGGCGCGCCGCCCGAGAGGACGAGGCCGTCGAGGTCGCGAAGCTCGTCCCACGGCGTGTCGTTCGCCACGATCTTCGCGTCCACGCCGAGGTACTTCAGAACCCGCCATTCGCGGTGGGTCCACTGGCCCCCGTTGTCGACGACGTACACCCGCATGGGCCGCGAGACGCCGGAGTTGATCAAAAGGCTTTGGGCGGCGCCGTTCTCTGGAACGGCTTCGCCCCGCGCTCTGGGGCGCCGCGGCGGCAGCGTCCCTAGCCAACACCCTTTTCTCGGGGGGCGCGCTCGGGAGTCGGCATGACTGCGCCGGGCGACGCCTCCGATCTCTTCGCGCGGCTCGACGGCGTGTACGACCGTCTCCAGGCGCTCAACGCGGCGCACCAGGGCTCGGGCTTCGGCTGCAGGATGTCCGGAAACTGCTGCAAGGTGGGCCTCGAGCTGCACATCATGGAGACGGAGCGCATCGTGCGCGGCCTCGAGGAGCAGTTCGCCAAGGACCCGGGCCGGCGCGAGCGCGTCGTCGCGCGGCTCGTCGAGGCCTGCCATGACGCGAACTGGAAGGAGGACACGTCTCAGGGCGATCTCATGTGCGCCCTCTTCGACAAGGGCTGCACCGTGTACGGCTTCCGGCCGTTCGTGTGCCGCATGTACGGCGTCATCATCGAGCCCGACGACGTCTGCCCGCGACGGAAGATGGCCTCGGGCAAGCCGCTCTTCTACATCGGTAAGGACGTCGACGCGCTCGTGCGCGAATACTACCGCGTCATCGACGCGTTCGGCCGCCGCTATCCGAGGAAGGATTGGACGATGTACATGCCCGCGGCCGCGCTCACATACCTCCTTCCGCCCGCCGAGGTCCGGAAGGTGCGGCGCACCTCCCCGCCGAAGCTCTGGAAGCGGTCCCGCGGATACCGCACGCAGTTCGCGCCGAGCCACCGTCGATCGCCCGAGCGCGCCGCGCCGTGGCCGACGCTCCCGTTGGTGCCCCTCAACCTTCGGCCGCAAGGATGATGTCCACGGCTTCGGCGAGGTCCGCGGCGCGGGCGTAGGGCCTTTCCTTCCGCGACGTCCACCGCGCCTTCAGGGTGGGGTTCGCGAGGATGGCGCGCGCGCCGAAGCGCTGCGCGGCCTGCACGTCGCGCGTCTGGTCGCCGACCATCCAGCACTTCTCGGGGTCGAGGCCGAATTCCGCGGCCCCCGCGAAAAGCATGCCCGCGTTCGGCTTGCGGCAGGGCGATGCGCTCCGCGCGCCGGTGCAATGGTACACGCGGTCGATGCGTCCGCCCGCATCCTCGACGGCCGCGATCATGCGGCGGTGGATGTCGTCGAGCGTGTCGGGGGCAAGCCACCCGAGGTCGATCCATGGCTGGTTCGTCGCGACGAGGATGCGGTAATCCGTCTTCGCGAGCCGGACGAGGGCGTCGAGCGCGCGCGGCGGAAACGCGAACGAGGACCAGGTCCGCAGGAAGGGGTAGCGACGGTCGTTGATGATCCCGTCGCGATCGAGGAAGACGGCCCGGGCCACGCCGCGGGATGCGCGGCCCGGTTCAAAAAGGCTCAGTGGTGGTGCCCGCCGCCGCCGTGGTCGTCGTGACCGCCCATCGCGGCCGCGATGTCGGCCGTCGTGGGCACGAGGTCGTAGACCACCGTCAGCTCGAGCGTGTAGCTCAGGAGGACGCCCTGCTGGCCGACGACCTCGAGTCGGTACGTCTCGCCGTCGACCGGGATCGCGGAGAGGATCTGCAGCGACTTGTCGGCGGTCGCCTCCGCGACGGCCGTCGCGTTGCCCTGCTTGTAGAGCTTGAGGTGCGCGAGCGCGGGGAGGCCCTCGACGACGCTCTTCACCGTCAGGTTCGCGAAGAGGAGGCCGTCGCGCGCGAGCGAGAAGGCGTGCTTCATGGGCGCCTGCTCCGCAGGCGTCCCGTCGAGATCCTTCGCGGCGATCGTGATGTTGCCCGCGTACAGGCGCGCGAAGGTCGGATCGGGCTTGCCGCCGACGAGCACGAACGCGCTCGCGGAGGACGCCGCGAGCTTCGGGTCCTTGACCGTCAGGCGGATCTCGAAGTAGCCCTCGGTGTCGAACGGGATGGTGACGACGGGCGCGTTCGCGCCGACGGCGGCGAGCGCGGGCGTGAACGTGCTCTGCGTGGCCGTGTGCCACAGCTCCTTCGTCGGCTCCTCGTTCTTCCAGACGACCGTGGTGCCGGGCTTGACGACGATCTCGGCCGGGTGGAAGGCCATGTCCTTCATGACGACCGTGACCTTGCCCGAGGCGGCCGTAGCGTCCGTCGAGGACACGATGACCTTGCCGAGCATGTTGGGGTGGGGGTGGCAGTGGTACTCGTACACGCCCTCCTCCGTGAACTTCTGCGAGCCGCTCTTGCCCGGGTCGATGCGATCCGTGTTGAACCCGCCGGCCGCGTGCGCGTGCGCGCCGCCGTCGCCGTGGCCCGCGTGCTCGCCCGCGTCTTCCGCGGGGGGCTTCGCGGCGCCAAGGCCCCAGGCGTACGTGAGGGGCTCGCCGTCGGGATCGGAGGAGGCCGAAGCGTCGAAGGTGATGGACTCCCCGGGGTTGACCCAGAGGGGGGCGGTGGCGAGGGCCGCGGTGGGCACGGCGTTGCGGCCCGATCCGACGACGACGTTCTTCGTCGCCGTCGCGGTGGCGCCGTCGGCCGTGATGACGAGGCGCGCGACGTACGTGCCGTCGTAGGCGTAGCTGTGCGTCGCCTTGGAACCCGTCGCGGTCTTGCCGTCGCCGAACGACCACGTATAGGCGACCGACTTGGCGCCCGCGAGCTCCGACGGCGCGGCGTCGAAGGTGAAGACCGTGCCCTTGTCGCCCTTCGCGGGCGTCATCGTGAAGGCGGCGACGAGGCCGCCGTCCGTCGAGGACTTCTTGAGGGCGTCGGCCTCGGAACCGGGCTGACCGACGCAGCCGGCGAGCGCGGCGCCGACGAACAGGAGGGCTGCGAGGATGGCGTGCTTCATGATAGGCCCAGCTTTCGAGCACCCTTTGGCGCCCTTTATCCTTTGTGGTGAAACCGTTCCCCGGGAGTCACGGTTTCTCCGGGAAAACAGGCTTTCCGTGGATCGTCCACGGGGGAGGCAATGGCCTTATACCGAGGCCCGCCTACTCGTCGCCGTTCCGATGCCTGCGCAGTGCGAGACCTGCCGACGCGACGAATACATGCCGTTCGTCTGCAAGTTCTGCAAGGGTCGCTTCTGCGCCGAGCACCGTCTCCCGGAGAACCACGCCTGCCGCGGCCTCGACGACTACCGCGAGAAGGTCCGCGCGGAGGGGCGCTTCCTCTCCGCCGACCCGGGAAGCGAGGTGTTGAAGCCGCAGGTCCGGCCGAGCGCGGAGATCTCGGCGCGCCTCGCCGAGCTGCGGCAGAAGCTCGACGGGCACGCCGCGCACGCGATGCTCGCGATCATGGGCGGCGTGTTCGTCCTCCAGATCCTCGCCGGCATCGCGGGCCTCGACGGGCTCATGGGCTTCGCGTTCCTCCTCGGTCAGGACTTCCTCTTTCGCCCGTGGACGCTCGTGACGAGCATCTACGCGCACAGCGGATTCTACCACCTCTTCGGCAACGCGATCGTGCTCTTCTTCTTCGGCCCGGCCCTCGAGGGCCTCATCGGGTCGAAGCGGTTCACGTGGCTCTTCCTCGGGACGGGCGTCCTCGGCGGCCTCGCGGAGATCCTCTTCATCATGGGGCTCCAGACGCAGGGCCTCATCGCCCCCGGCGGCGTCGCCGTCCTCGGCGCCTCGGGCGCGATCATGGGGGTCCTCGGCACGCTCACGATCCTCGCCCCGCGCCTGAGCGTCCTCGTGTTCTTCGTGATCCCCGCGCCGCTCTGGGCGATCACGACGGTCTACGCATTCCTCGACGTGATCGGCATCTTCTCGCCGGGCCGCGGCGTCGCGAACCTCGCGCACCTCGCGGGCCTCGCGGCCGGCATGCTGTACGCGAAGTACCTGCACAGCCAGGGGCTGCGCGCCTACGTCCAGCGCCCGCAAGGAGCGTCGTCGTGGCGCCGGTACTTCTGATCACTCCGAGACCTGGATGCGCCAGAACAGCGTGACGTCCGGTCGCCCTTCGAGCTCAAGGTAGAGCCCGACGTCCCACGCGCCGGGCGTCGAGAGATGGGCGCCGTGGGCGACCCACGTTCCCGGGGATCCTCCGCCCGCCGCGGGCGCCACGCCCCGCCCGAGATCCCGCTCGGCGAAGATGAATTCGAACTCGGCCGACAGGACGCCCGCGGGCGGCTCGCCCGTCGCGAGGTCCACGACGCGCGCCGAGACGCGGTTCACGCCCGCGGCGGCCGGGACGACGACGAGCGTTCCCTCGAAGCCGCCCGCCGTCGTGGTCGAGGTCGCCGACCCGGGCGCGCCGTAGCCCGGCGGCGGGAGCGCGCCGAGCACGGCCGCGAGAACGACCACCACCATGCCGAGGGAGAGCTCGAGACGCACCGAGCGCGCGAGCTTCCAGATGACGGACTCCTCGCCGCGACGGATGCGGGGCTCGAGCACGTACCGGTTGTAGGCGCCGAGCGCGAGGAGCGGCAGGACGAGCGCGGCCTTGATGGCGACGAGCCGGCCCCATCCGCTCTCGACGTAACCCTCGAGGTTCGGAACGTGGACGTACGAGGAGAGGCCGCCCGCGATGACGAGCACGGGCACCGCGACGAAGGCGATCGCGGAGAAGCGCGGCACGAGCGCGCGCGACCACGCGACGCCGCCCTGTCGCGCGAGGAGGGCGCCGAGCGCCGCGAGGCCGCCGAGCCATATGCTCGCCGCGGTGAAGTGGATCCAGTCGAGGCCGACCCCGAGCCAGCGCGGCGAGACGCCGGCGGCGTGCGACGAGAGCGACGCCGCGATGAGCGAAACGACCCCCGCGACGAGCGCGATGCGCCAGGCGAACGGCCTGACGTCGCCCGTGCGACCGCGGCCCGCGAGAAGCGCGCCGAAGGCGACGACGGCAAGAAGCGCGCGCACCGCGAAGAGGTTTCCCTCCCGCGTGAGCGCGGTCGCGACGATCGCCTCGGGGCCGAGGGCGGTGAACGCGACGTCGTGGAGCCGCGCGGCGACGGCGAGGAACTGCGCGAGGACGCCCGCGAACGCGACCACGAGGCCGACGATGGCCACGCGGGGGAGGACCCATCCGCCCGCGCCGGCATGCTCGCCGCGCGCCACGAACAGCGCGAAGAACGGAACGCCGACCGCGAGCGCGGCGCCGATGAACGAGGCGGCCTTGCCCGCAAGCTCGGGGATCTCGGGCACCGCGACCTCGCTTGCGCCGGCCCCGCCGACGGGGACCGTGCCGTTGCCGACGGCGAACCCGAAGATGCCGCGCGTCGTGTGGCCGTCGACGGTGCTCACGACCTTCCAGGTGACGGTGTAGCCTCCGTCGGGGAGTGCCGCCTCGAGGGGCATGACGAGCGTGCGCGGATCGTCCGCGACGCGGGGCGGGCCGCTCACGATCCGGCCGCGGGCGTCCGCGACGGCCGCCTTCGCGAAGGCG of Candidatus Thermoplasmatota archaeon contains these proteins:
- a CDS encoding PKD domain-containing protein, producing the protein MKHAILAALLFVGAALAGCVGQPGSEADALKKSSTDGGLVAAFTMTPAKGDKGTVFTFDAAPSELAGAKSVAYTWSFGDGKTATGSKATHSYAYDGTYVARLVITADGATATATKNVVVGSGRNAVPTAALATAPLWVNPGESITFDASASSDPDGEPLTYAWGLGAAKPPAEDAGEHAGHGDGGAHAHAAGGFNTDRIDPGKSGSQKFTEEGVYEYHCHPHPNMLGKVIVSSTDATAASGKVTVVMKDMAFHPAEIVVKPGTTVVWKNEEPTKELWHTATQSTFTPALAAVGANAPVVTIPFDTEGYFEIRLTVKDPKLAASSASAFVLVGGKPDPTFARLYAGNITIAAKDLDGTPAEQAPMKHAFSLARDGLLFANLTVKSVVEGLPALAHLKLYKQGNATAVAEATADKSLQILSAIPVDGETYRLEVVGQQGVLLSYTLELTVVYDLVPTTADIAAAMGGHDDHGGGGHHH
- a CDS encoding rhomboid family intramembrane serine protease, whose product is MPAQCETCRRDEYMPFVCKFCKGRFCAEHRLPENHACRGLDDYREKVRAEGRFLSADPGSEVLKPQVRPSAEISARLAELRQKLDGHAAHAMLAIMGGVFVLQILAGIAGLDGLMGFAFLLGQDFLFRPWTLVTSIYAHSGFYHLFGNAIVLFFFGPALEGLIGSKRFTWLFLGTGVLGGLAEILFIMGLQTQGLIAPGGVAVLGASGAIMGVLGTLTILAPRLSVLVFFVIPAPLWAITTVYAFLDVIGIFSPGRGVANLAHLAGLAAGMLYAKYLHSQGLRAYVQRPQGASSWRRYF
- a CDS encoding CopD family protein; translation: MRVAPVLAFVALLALVPAAAGHANLLASDPPANSAAPEAPREIHLRFTEPLEPAFAKAAVADARGRIVSGPPRVADDPRTLVMPLEAALPDGGYTVTWKVVSTVDGHTTRGIFGFAVGNGTVPVGGAGASEVAVPEIPELAGKAASFIGAALAVGVPFFALFVARGEHAGAGGWVLPRVAIVGLVVAFAGVLAQFLAVAARLHDVAFTALGPEAIVATALTREGNLFAVRALLAVVAFGALLAGRGRTGDVRPFAWRIALVAGVVSLIAASLSSHAAGVSPRWLGVGLDWIHFTAASIWLGGLAALGALLARQGGVAWSRALVPRFSAIAFVAVPVLVIAGGLSSYVHVPNLEGYVESGWGRLVAIKAALVLPLLALGAYNRYVLEPRIRRGEESVIWKLARSVRLELSLGMVVVVLAAVLGALPPPGYGAPGSATSTTTAGGFEGTLVVVPAAAGVNRVSARVVDLATGEPPAGVLSAEFEFIFAERDLGRGVAPAAGGGSPGTWVAHGAHLSTPGAWDVGLYLELEGRPDVTLFWRIQVSE